One stretch of Camelus bactrianus isolate YW-2024 breed Bactrian camel chromosome 19, ASM4877302v1, whole genome shotgun sequence DNA includes these proteins:
- the NECAB3 gene encoding N-terminal EF-hand calcium-binding protein 3 isoform X1: MACAGLLTVCLIRPPAPGHPRPPAPAPAAGPAGHALFQDVFRRADKNDDGKLSFEEFQNYFADGVLSPGELRELFSSIDGRPTEDQRMPGDSWAPPAATNGCSNLETEKLCDYFSERLGVYRPVLAALESLNCAVLTAMDTTKLEYERASKVDQFVTRFLLRETVSQLQALQSSLEGASDTLEAQAHSLRSDDERVLVQNRPGGSRRAGRKALRSVSRSPTWSPGSSDTGRSSEAEMQWRLQINRLQELIDQLECKAPRLEPLHEEEFTKGPNSGCLSCQHILVAQRQVQVAEAALQDFHHALCCYVDFTGAQSHCLHVSAQKMLDNASFTLYEFWQDEASWRRHQQSACSKAFQRILIDHLRAPDTLTTVFFPASWWIMNNNRA, from the exons ATGGCGTGCGCGGGGCTGCTCACCGTGTGCCTGATCCGGCCGCCCGCGCCAGGGCACCCGCGGCCCCCGGCGCCCGCGCCCGCCGCTGGGCCCGCCGGACACGCGCTGTTCCAGGAC GTTTTCCGCAGAGCAGACAAGAATG ATGATGGTAAGCTCTCGTTTGAAGAATTCCAGAATTACTTTGCCGATGGGGTTCTCAGCCCAGGAGAGCTGCGGGAGCTGTTCAGCAGCATTGATGGGCGTCCCACTGA GGACCAGAGGATGCCTGGGGACAGCTGGGCCCCGCCTGCTGCCACCAATGGATGCAG CAATTTGGAAACGGAGAAACTGTGTG ACTACTTCTCAGAACGACTGGGCGTCTACCGGCCTGTGCTGGCTGCGCTGGAGTCTCTGAACTGTGCAGTTCTCACTGCCATGGACACAACCAAGCTG gagtATGAGCGGGCCTCCAAGGTGGACCAGTTTGTGACACGCTTCCTACTGCGAGAGACGGTGAGCCAGCTCCAAGCCCTGCAGAGCTCTCTGGAGGGGGCGTCAGACACCCTGGAGGCCCAGGCCCACAGCCTGCG GTCAGATGATGAGAGGGTGTTGGTGCAGAACAGGCCCGGTGGCAGCCGGCGGGCAGGGCGCAAGGCCCTGCGGAGCGTCAGTCGGTCGCCCACCTGGTCTCCTGGCTCCTCTGACACAG GGCGGAGCTCAGAGGCCGAGATGCAGTGGCGGCTCCAGATCAACCGTCTCCAGGAGCTCATTGACCAGCTCGAGTGCAAG GCTCCCCGGCTGGAACCCTTGCATGAAGAGGAGTTTACCAAGGGGCCCAACTCG GGCTGCCTCTCTTGCCAGCACATCCTTGTGGCCCAAAGGCAGGTACAGGTGGCTGAGGCGGCCCTGCAGGACTTCCACCATGCCCTGTGCTGCTATGTGGACTTCACAGGGGCCCAGAGCCATTGCCTGCA TGTGTCTGCCCAGAAGATGCTGGACAATGCCTCCTTCACCCTGTACGAGTTCTGGCAGGATGAGGCCTCTTGGAGAAG GCACCAGCAGTCCGCCTGCAGCAAGGCCTTCCAGCGCATCCTCATCGACCACCTGCGGGCTCCAGACACCCTCACCACTGTGTTCTTCCCAG CCTCCTGGTGGATTATGAATAATAATCGAGCCTGA
- the NECAB3 gene encoding N-terminal EF-hand calcium-binding protein 3 isoform X3: MACAGLLTVCLIRPPAPGHPRPPAPAPAAGPAGHALFQDVFRRADKNDDGKLSFEEFQNYFADGVLSPGELRELFSSIDGRPTEDQRMPGDSWAPPAATNGCSNLETEKLCDYFSERLGVYRPVLAALESLNCAVLTAMDTTKLEYERASKVDQFVTRFLLRETVSQLQALQSSLEGASDTLEAQAHSLRCACGGVGGPGLPQCLLLLFPSFRPERPPSLRGPMPDPQGGAQRPRCSGGSRSTVSRSSLTSSSARLPGWNPCMKRSLPRGPTRAASLASTSLWPKGRYRWLRRPCRTSTMPCAAMWTSQGPRAIACMCLPRRCWTMPPSPCTSSGRMRPLGEGTSSPPAARPSSASSSTTCGLQTPSPLCSSQPPGGL, translated from the exons ATGGCGTGCGCGGGGCTGCTCACCGTGTGCCTGATCCGGCCGCCCGCGCCAGGGCACCCGCGGCCCCCGGCGCCCGCGCCCGCCGCTGGGCCCGCCGGACACGCGCTGTTCCAGGAC GTTTTCCGCAGAGCAGACAAGAATG ATGATGGTAAGCTCTCGTTTGAAGAATTCCAGAATTACTTTGCCGATGGGGTTCTCAGCCCAGGAGAGCTGCGGGAGCTGTTCAGCAGCATTGATGGGCGTCCCACTGA GGACCAGAGGATGCCTGGGGACAGCTGGGCCCCGCCTGCTGCCACCAATGGATGCAG CAATTTGGAAACGGAGAAACTGTGTG ACTACTTCTCAGAACGACTGGGCGTCTACCGGCCTGTGCTGGCTGCGCTGGAGTCTCTGAACTGTGCAGTTCTCACTGCCATGGACACAACCAAGCTG gagtATGAGCGGGCCTCCAAGGTGGACCAGTTTGTGACACGCTTCCTACTGCGAGAGACGGTGAGCCAGCTCCAAGCCCTGCAGAGCTCTCTGGAGGGGGCGTCAGACACCCTGGAGGCCCAGGCCCACAGCCTGCG GTGTGCCTGCGGCGGGGTGGGAGGGCCTGGCCTCCCCCAGTGCCtgctcctcctctttccctcatTTCGCCCAGAGAGGCCTCCCAGCCTGAGGGGGCCCATGCCTGACCCCCAGGGCGGAGCTCAGAGGCCGAGATGCAGTGGCGGCTCCAGATCAACCGTCTCCAGGAGCTCATTGACCAGCTCGAGTGCAAG GCTCCCCGGCTGGAACCCTTGCATGAAGAGGAGTTTACCAAGGGGCCCAACTCG GGCTGCCTCTCTTGCCAGCACATCCTTGTGGCCCAAAGGCAGGTACAGGTGGCTGAGGCGGCCCTGCAGGACTTCCACCATGCCCTGTGCTGCTATGTGGACTTCACAGGGGCCCAGAGCCATTGCCTGCA TGTGTCTGCCCAGAAGATGCTGGACAATGCCTCCTTCACCCTGTACGAGTTCTGGCAGGATGAGGCCTCTTGGAGAAG GCACCAGCAGTCCGCCTGCAGCAAGGCCTTCCAGCGCATCCTCATCGACCACCTGCGGGCTCCAGACACCCTCACCACTGTGTTCTTCCCAG CCTCCTGGTGGATTATGA
- the NECAB3 gene encoding N-terminal EF-hand calcium-binding protein 3 isoform X2, with protein MACAGLLTVCLIRPPAPGHPRPPAPAPAAGPAGHALFQDVFRRADKNDDGKLSFEEFQNYFADGVLSPGELRELFSSIDGRPTEDQRMPGDSWAPPAATNGCSNLETEKLCDYFSERLGVYRPVLAALESLNCAVLTAMDTTKLEYERASKVDQFVTRFLLRETVSQLQALQSSLEGASDTLEAQAHSLRSDDERVLVQNRPGGSRRAGRKALRSVSRSPTWSPGSSDTGRSSEAEMQWRLQINRLQELIDQLECKAPRLEPLHEEEFTKGPNSHILVAQRQVQVAEAALQDFHHALCCYVDFTGAQSHCLHVSAQKMLDNASFTLYEFWQDEASWRRHQQSACSKAFQRILIDHLRAPDTLTTVFFPASWWIMNNNRA; from the exons ATGGCGTGCGCGGGGCTGCTCACCGTGTGCCTGATCCGGCCGCCCGCGCCAGGGCACCCGCGGCCCCCGGCGCCCGCGCCCGCCGCTGGGCCCGCCGGACACGCGCTGTTCCAGGAC GTTTTCCGCAGAGCAGACAAGAATG ATGATGGTAAGCTCTCGTTTGAAGAATTCCAGAATTACTTTGCCGATGGGGTTCTCAGCCCAGGAGAGCTGCGGGAGCTGTTCAGCAGCATTGATGGGCGTCCCACTGA GGACCAGAGGATGCCTGGGGACAGCTGGGCCCCGCCTGCTGCCACCAATGGATGCAG CAATTTGGAAACGGAGAAACTGTGTG ACTACTTCTCAGAACGACTGGGCGTCTACCGGCCTGTGCTGGCTGCGCTGGAGTCTCTGAACTGTGCAGTTCTCACTGCCATGGACACAACCAAGCTG gagtATGAGCGGGCCTCCAAGGTGGACCAGTTTGTGACACGCTTCCTACTGCGAGAGACGGTGAGCCAGCTCCAAGCCCTGCAGAGCTCTCTGGAGGGGGCGTCAGACACCCTGGAGGCCCAGGCCCACAGCCTGCG GTCAGATGATGAGAGGGTGTTGGTGCAGAACAGGCCCGGTGGCAGCCGGCGGGCAGGGCGCAAGGCCCTGCGGAGCGTCAGTCGGTCGCCCACCTGGTCTCCTGGCTCCTCTGACACAG GGCGGAGCTCAGAGGCCGAGATGCAGTGGCGGCTCCAGATCAACCGTCTCCAGGAGCTCATTGACCAGCTCGAGTGCAAG GCTCCCCGGCTGGAACCCTTGCATGAAGAGGAGTTTACCAAGGGGCCCAACTCG CACATCCTTGTGGCCCAAAGGCAGGTACAGGTGGCTGAGGCGGCCCTGCAGGACTTCCACCATGCCCTGTGCTGCTATGTGGACTTCACAGGGGCCCAGAGCCATTGCCTGCA TGTGTCTGCCCAGAAGATGCTGGACAATGCCTCCTTCACCCTGTACGAGTTCTGGCAGGATGAGGCCTCTTGGAGAAG GCACCAGCAGTCCGCCTGCAGCAAGGCCTTCCAGCGCATCCTCATCGACCACCTGCGGGCTCCAGACACCCTCACCACTGTGTTCTTCCCAG CCTCCTGGTGGATTATGAATAATAATCGAGCCTGA
- the ACTL10 gene encoding actin-like protein 10, protein MASTALLALCSVGTFSGLAVEAGAGVCHATPIYAGHSWHDATFRLDVAGSTLSRYLRDLLVAACPDQRLQALPRKVITQLKKRCCYVSLDFEGDLQNPARHHPANFCLGNGCSVCLSSERFRCPEPIFQPGLLGQAEPGLATLAFQALQRVPATLRTRLANTVVVAGGSTLFPGFTERLEMELETQSRRHGYGALQPRLVAKPGRGTAVWTGGSMVASLRSFQCRWMTRAMYEECGSRLVHEVFN, encoded by the coding sequence ATGGCCAGCACCGCGTTGTTGGCGCTCTGCTCCGTCGGCACGTTCAGCGGGCTGGCCGTGGAGGCGGGCGCGGGCGTGTGCCACGCCACGCCCATCTATGCTGGCCACTCCTGGCACGATGCCACCTTCCGGCTGGACGTGGCAGGTAGCACTCTGTCGCGCTACTTGCGGGACCTGCTGGTGGCAGCATGCCCCGATCAACGGCTGCAGGCCCTGCCCCGCAAGGTCATCACACAGCTCAAGAAGCGCTGCTGCTATGTATCGCTGGACTTCGAGGGTGACCTCCAAAACCCAGCTCGCCACCATCCAGCCAATTTCTGCTTAGGCAACGGGTGCTCTGTCTGCCTCAGCAGCGAGCGCTTCCGCTGCCCGGAGCCCATCTTTCAGCCGGGTCTGCTGGGCCAGGCTGAGCCAGGActggccacactggccttccAGGCACTGCAGAGGGTGCCTGCAACACTACGCACACGGCTGGCCAACACCGTGGTGGTGGCCGGTGGCTCCACACTTTTCCCTGGCTTCACTGAGCGCCTGGAGATGGAGCTGGAGACGCAGTCCCGGCGGCACGGCTATGGGGCACTGCAACCTCGCCTGGTGGCCAAGCCTGGGCGTGGCACAGCAGTGTGGACAGGAGGCTCCATGGTGGCCTCACTGCGCTCCTTTCAATGCCGCTGGATGACCCGGGCCATGTATGAGGAATGTGGCTCCAGACTGGTGCACGAAGTGTTCAACTGA
- the NECAB3 gene encoding N-terminal EF-hand calcium-binding protein 3 isoform X4, which translates to MACAGLLTVCLIRPPAPGHPRPPAPAPAAGPAGHALFQDVFRRADKNDDGKLSFEEFQNYFADGVLSPGELRELFSSIDGRPTEDQRMPGDSWAPPAATNGCSNLETEKLCDYFSERLGVYRPVLAALESLNCAVLTAMDTTKLEYERASKVDQFVTRFLLRETVSQLQALQSSLEGASDTLEAQAHSLRCACGGVGGPGLPQCLLLLFPSFRPERPPSLRGPMPDPQGGAQRPRCSGGSRSTVSRSSLTSSSARLPGWNPCMKRSLPRGPTRTSLWPKGRYRWLRRPCRTSTMPCAAMWTSQGPRAIACMCLPRRCWTMPPSPCTSSGRMRPLGEGTSSPPAARPSSASSSTTCGLQTPSPLCSSQPPGGL; encoded by the exons ATGGCGTGCGCGGGGCTGCTCACCGTGTGCCTGATCCGGCCGCCCGCGCCAGGGCACCCGCGGCCCCCGGCGCCCGCGCCCGCCGCTGGGCCCGCCGGACACGCGCTGTTCCAGGAC GTTTTCCGCAGAGCAGACAAGAATG ATGATGGTAAGCTCTCGTTTGAAGAATTCCAGAATTACTTTGCCGATGGGGTTCTCAGCCCAGGAGAGCTGCGGGAGCTGTTCAGCAGCATTGATGGGCGTCCCACTGA GGACCAGAGGATGCCTGGGGACAGCTGGGCCCCGCCTGCTGCCACCAATGGATGCAG CAATTTGGAAACGGAGAAACTGTGTG ACTACTTCTCAGAACGACTGGGCGTCTACCGGCCTGTGCTGGCTGCGCTGGAGTCTCTGAACTGTGCAGTTCTCACTGCCATGGACACAACCAAGCTG gagtATGAGCGGGCCTCCAAGGTGGACCAGTTTGTGACACGCTTCCTACTGCGAGAGACGGTGAGCCAGCTCCAAGCCCTGCAGAGCTCTCTGGAGGGGGCGTCAGACACCCTGGAGGCCCAGGCCCACAGCCTGCG GTGTGCCTGCGGCGGGGTGGGAGGGCCTGGCCTCCCCCAGTGCCtgctcctcctctttccctcatTTCGCCCAGAGAGGCCTCCCAGCCTGAGGGGGCCCATGCCTGACCCCCAGGGCGGAGCTCAGAGGCCGAGATGCAGTGGCGGCTCCAGATCAACCGTCTCCAGGAGCTCATTGACCAGCTCGAGTGCAAG GCTCCCCGGCTGGAACCCTTGCATGAAGAGGAGTTTACCAAGGGGCCCAACTCG CACATCCTTGTGGCCCAAAGGCAGGTACAGGTGGCTGAGGCGGCCCTGCAGGACTTCCACCATGCCCTGTGCTGCTATGTGGACTTCACAGGGGCCCAGAGCCATTGCCTGCA TGTGTCTGCCCAGAAGATGCTGGACAATGCCTCCTTCACCCTGTACGAGTTCTGGCAGGATGAGGCCTCTTGGAGAAG GCACCAGCAGTCCGCCTGCAGCAAGGCCTTCCAGCGCATCCTCATCGACCACCTGCGGGCTCCAGACACCCTCACCACTGTGTTCTTCCCAG CCTCCTGGTGGATTATGA
- the NECAB3 gene encoding N-terminal EF-hand calcium-binding protein 3 isoform X5 produces the protein MACAGLLTVCLIRPPAPGHPRPPAPAPAAGPAGHALFQDVFRRADKNDDGKLSFEEFQNYFADGVLSPGELRELFSSIDGRPTEDQRMPGDSWAPPAATNGCSNLETEKLCDYFSERLGVYRPVLAALESLNCAVLTAMDTTKLEYERASKVDQFVTRFLLRETVSQLQALQSSLEGASDTLEAQAHSLRCACGGVGGPGLPQCLLLLFPSFRPERPPSLRGPMPDPQGGAQRPRCSGGSRSTVSRSSLTSSSARLPGWNPCMKRSLPRGPTRQVQVAEAALQDFHHALCCYVDFTGAQSHCLHVSAQKMLDNASFTLYEFWQDEASWRRHQQSACSKAFQRILIDHLRAPDTLTTVFFPASWWIMNNNRA, from the exons ATGGCGTGCGCGGGGCTGCTCACCGTGTGCCTGATCCGGCCGCCCGCGCCAGGGCACCCGCGGCCCCCGGCGCCCGCGCCCGCCGCTGGGCCCGCCGGACACGCGCTGTTCCAGGAC GTTTTCCGCAGAGCAGACAAGAATG ATGATGGTAAGCTCTCGTTTGAAGAATTCCAGAATTACTTTGCCGATGGGGTTCTCAGCCCAGGAGAGCTGCGGGAGCTGTTCAGCAGCATTGATGGGCGTCCCACTGA GGACCAGAGGATGCCTGGGGACAGCTGGGCCCCGCCTGCTGCCACCAATGGATGCAG CAATTTGGAAACGGAGAAACTGTGTG ACTACTTCTCAGAACGACTGGGCGTCTACCGGCCTGTGCTGGCTGCGCTGGAGTCTCTGAACTGTGCAGTTCTCACTGCCATGGACACAACCAAGCTG gagtATGAGCGGGCCTCCAAGGTGGACCAGTTTGTGACACGCTTCCTACTGCGAGAGACGGTGAGCCAGCTCCAAGCCCTGCAGAGCTCTCTGGAGGGGGCGTCAGACACCCTGGAGGCCCAGGCCCACAGCCTGCG GTGTGCCTGCGGCGGGGTGGGAGGGCCTGGCCTCCCCCAGTGCCtgctcctcctctttccctcatTTCGCCCAGAGAGGCCTCCCAGCCTGAGGGGGCCCATGCCTGACCCCCAGGGCGGAGCTCAGAGGCCGAGATGCAGTGGCGGCTCCAGATCAACCGTCTCCAGGAGCTCATTGACCAGCTCGAGTGCAAG GCTCCCCGGCTGGAACCCTTGCATGAAGAGGAGTTTACCAAGGGGCCCAACTCG GCAGGTACAGGTGGCTGAGGCGGCCCTGCAGGACTTCCACCATGCCCTGTGCTGCTATGTGGACTTCACAGGGGCCCAGAGCCATTGCCTGCA TGTGTCTGCCCAGAAGATGCTGGACAATGCCTCCTTCACCCTGTACGAGTTCTGGCAGGATGAGGCCTCTTGGAGAAG GCACCAGCAGTCCGCCTGCAGCAAGGCCTTCCAGCGCATCCTCATCGACCACCTGCGGGCTCCAGACACCCTCACCACTGTGTTCTTCCCAG CCTCCTGGTGGATTATGAATAATAATCGAGCCTGA
- the NECAB3 gene encoding N-terminal EF-hand calcium-binding protein 3 isoform X6 — protein sequence MACAGLLTVCLIRPPAPGHPRPPAPAPAAGPAGHALFQDVFRRADKNDDGKLSFEEFQNYFADGVLSPGELRELFSSIDGRPTDNLETEKLCDYFSERLGVYRPVLAALESLNCAVLTAMDTTKLEYERASKVDQFVTRFLLRETVSQLQALQSSLEGASDTLEAQAHSLRSDDERVLVQNRPGGSRRAGRKALRSVSRSPTWSPGSSDTGRSSEAEMQWRLQINRLQELIDQLECKAPRLEPLHEEEFTKGPNSHILVAQRQVQVAEAALQDFHHALCCYVDFTGAQSHCLHVSAQKMLDNASFTLYEFWQDEASWRRHQQSACSKAFQRILIDHLRAPDTLTTVFFPASWWIMNNNRA from the exons ATGGCGTGCGCGGGGCTGCTCACCGTGTGCCTGATCCGGCCGCCCGCGCCAGGGCACCCGCGGCCCCCGGCGCCCGCGCCCGCCGCTGGGCCCGCCGGACACGCGCTGTTCCAGGAC GTTTTCCGCAGAGCAGACAAGAATG ATGATGGTAAGCTCTCGTTTGAAGAATTCCAGAATTACTTTGCCGATGGGGTTCTCAGCCCAGGAGAGCTGCGGGAGCTGTTCAGCAGCATTGATGGGCGTCCCACTGA CAATTTGGAAACGGAGAAACTGTGTG ACTACTTCTCAGAACGACTGGGCGTCTACCGGCCTGTGCTGGCTGCGCTGGAGTCTCTGAACTGTGCAGTTCTCACTGCCATGGACACAACCAAGCTG gagtATGAGCGGGCCTCCAAGGTGGACCAGTTTGTGACACGCTTCCTACTGCGAGAGACGGTGAGCCAGCTCCAAGCCCTGCAGAGCTCTCTGGAGGGGGCGTCAGACACCCTGGAGGCCCAGGCCCACAGCCTGCG GTCAGATGATGAGAGGGTGTTGGTGCAGAACAGGCCCGGTGGCAGCCGGCGGGCAGGGCGCAAGGCCCTGCGGAGCGTCAGTCGGTCGCCCACCTGGTCTCCTGGCTCCTCTGACACAG GGCGGAGCTCAGAGGCCGAGATGCAGTGGCGGCTCCAGATCAACCGTCTCCAGGAGCTCATTGACCAGCTCGAGTGCAAG GCTCCCCGGCTGGAACCCTTGCATGAAGAGGAGTTTACCAAGGGGCCCAACTCG CACATCCTTGTGGCCCAAAGGCAGGTACAGGTGGCTGAGGCGGCCCTGCAGGACTTCCACCATGCCCTGTGCTGCTATGTGGACTTCACAGGGGCCCAGAGCCATTGCCTGCA TGTGTCTGCCCAGAAGATGCTGGACAATGCCTCCTTCACCCTGTACGAGTTCTGGCAGGATGAGGCCTCTTGGAGAAG GCACCAGCAGTCCGCCTGCAGCAAGGCCTTCCAGCGCATCCTCATCGACCACCTGCGGGCTCCAGACACCCTCACCACTGTGTTCTTCCCAG CCTCCTGGTGGATTATGAATAATAATCGAGCCTGA
- the C19H20orf144 gene encoding uncharacterized protein C20orf144 homolog, giving the protein MGNNSSHKRTKVPKQARKDRPPDMDKAWQKQQFFSHLKWKKPSTKIVLLFPLDKQQQLAEVTAGPGARCGRPGEDAADARVASPAAVPALRGAGDSAERREGARTREMKKILVLLLLLDARLQEEGRRAEGGAKAAQGWQRLYSRLLTDSEAGGEADPAEEQPRKRRRCPRPRP; this is encoded by the exons ATGGGAAACAACAGTTCCCACAAGAGGACCAAAGTCCCTAAGCAGGCCCGAAAGGACAGGCCACCTGACATGGACAAGGCCTGGCAGAAACAGCAGTTCTTCAGCCACCTCAAGTGGAAGAAGCCGAGC accAAGATCGTGCTGCTCTTCCCCCTGGACAAGCAGCAGCAGCTAGCTGAGGTGACGGCGGGCCCCGGCGCGCGGTGCGGGCGGCCGGGTGAGGACGCAGCGGACGCCCGGGTGGCCTCCCCGGCGGCGGTGCCCGCGCTGCGAGGAGCGGGCGACAGCGCGGAGCGGCGCGAGGGCGCACGAACGCGCGAGATGAAGAAGATCctggtcctgctgctgctgctggacgCGCGGCTGCAGGAAGAAGGGCGCCGCGCGGAGGGCGGGGCCAAGGCGGCGCAGGGCTGGCAGCGGCTCTACTCGCGCCTGCTGACCGACAGCGAGGCGGGAGGCGAGGCCGACCCCGCCGAGGAGCAGCCACGCAAGCGGCGCCGCTGCCCTCGCCCGCGGCCCTGA
- the E2F1 gene encoding transcription factor E2F1, translating into MAVAGAPAGGPCAPALEALLGAGALRLLDSSQIVIISTAQDASAPPAPAGPAAPTAGPRDPDLLLFATPQAPRPTPSAQRPALGRPPVKRRLDLETDHQYLAESSGPARGRGRHPGKGVKSPGEKSRYETSLNLTTKRFLELLSRSADGVVDLNWAAEVLKVQKRRIYDITNVLEGIQLIAKKSKNHIQWLGSHAAVGIGGRLEGLTQDLRQLQESERQLDHLIHICTTQLRLLSEDADSQRLAYVTCQDLRSIADPAEQMVMVIKAPPETQLQAVDSSETFQISLKSKQGPIDVFLCPEESAGGISPGKTPSQGAASGEEDRAADPATTVPPPPSSPPSSPATDPSQSLLSLEQEPLLSRMGGLRAPADEDRLSPLVAADSLLEHVREDFSGLLPEEFISLSPPHEALDYHFGLEEGEGIRDLFDCDFGDLTPLDF; encoded by the exons ATGGCCGTGGCAGGGGCCCCCGCTGGCGGCCCATGCGCGCCGGCGCTGGAGGCCCTGCTCGGGGCCGGCGCGCTGCGGCTGCTCGACTCCTCGCAGATCGTCATCATCTCCACGGCGCAGGACGCCAGCGCCCCGCCGGCCCCCGCCGGCCCGGCCGCGCCCACAGCCGGCCCCCGCGACCCCGACCTGCTGCTCTTCGCCACGCCGCAGGCGCCCCGGCCCACACCCAGCGCGCAGCGCCCGGCGCTCGGCCGCCCGCCG GTGAAGCGGAGGCTGGACCTGGAAACTGACCATCAGTACCTGGCTGAGAGCAGCGGGCCAGCTCGGGGCAGAGGCCGCCACCCAGGAAAAG GTGTGAAATCGCCAGGGGAGAAGTCACGCTATGAGACATCGCTGAATCTGACCACCAAACGCTTCCTGGAGTTGCTGAGCCGCTCGGCTGATGGTGTTGTCGACCTGAACTGGGCAGCGGAGGTGCTGAAAGTGCAGAAACGGCGCATCTACGACATCACCAACGTCCTCGAGGGCATCCAGCTCATTGCCAAGAAGTCCAAGAATCACATCCAGTGGCT AGGCAGCCACGCAGCAGTGGGGATTGGTGGGCGGCTTGAAGGACTGACCCAGGACCTCCGGCAACTGCAGGAGAGCGAGCGGCAGCTGGACCACCTGATCCATATCTGCACCACACAGCTGCGTCTGCTTTCCGAGGATGCTGACAGCCAGCG CCTGGCCTACGTGACCTGCCAGGACCTTCGTAGCATCGCCGACCCTGCAGAGCAGATGGTCATGGTGATCAAGGCCCCTCCCGAGACCCAGCTTCAAGCCGTGGACTCCTCAGAG ACCTTTCAGATCTCCCTTAAGAGCAAACAAGGCCCCATCGACGTTTTCCTGTGCCCTGAGGAGAGTGCGGGCGGGATCAGCCCTGGGAAGACCCCGTCCCAGGGGGCAGCTTCCGGGGAGGAGGACAGGGCAGCTGACCCTGCCACCACagtgccaccaccaccatcatctcccCCCTCATCCCCTGCCACGGATCCCAGTCAGTCCCTACTCAGCCTGGAGCAAG AACCTCTGCTTTCCCGGATGGGTGGCCTGCGGGCCCCCGCGGACGAGGACCGCCTGTCCCCGCTGGTGGCGGCCGATTCGCTCCTGGAGCATGTGCGGGAGGACTTCTCCGGCCTCCTCCCTGAGGAGTTCATCAGCCTATCCCCCCCCCATGAGGCCCTCGACTACCACTTTGGCCTTGAAGAGGGCGAGGGCATCAGAGACCTCTTCGACTGTGACTTTGGGGACCTTACTCCCCTGGATTTCTGA